Proteins co-encoded in one Coregonus clupeaformis isolate EN_2021a chromosome 5, ASM2061545v1, whole genome shotgun sequence genomic window:
- the LOC121567000 gene encoding uncharacterized protein LOC121567000, protein MGWNKRKFTNMDRMLAKRYVKNVKRLKEETSLLEEKQAELDINDTVLQEWTAEVQGSGQSWTSTTLCFRSGLLRFRAELDINDTVLQEWAAEVQQWPEATLQDSQTGHLQKKIEGLYLSVKQREYYLYRLTDGNKRRHQILRKIVEDKAALTTAIVQLHEQQAEFRLPTVDELLNTDNFVWPWQRLGTSNSHLAIKKAIFDRLMLVNRLQEEEWILGQEMKRHWGSLQRARGTLEALGQEMKRHWGSLQRAAGTLEALGQEMKRHWGSLQRAAGTLEALSQQLQDQNAVLTNLPDSGLHHCLHCSYRVPILAF, encoded by the exons ATGGGCTGGAATAAGAGGAAGTTCACCAACATGGATCGCATGTTGGCAAAGAGATATGTGAAA AACGTCaaaagactgaaggaggagaccagCCTCCTTGAAGAAAAGCAGGCAGAGCTGGACATCAACGACACTGTGCTTCAGGAGTGGACTGCTGAGGTTCAGG GTTCAGGGCAGAGCTGGACATCAACGACACTGTGCTTCAGGAGTGGGCTGCTGAGGTTCAGGGCAGAGCTGGACATCAACGACACTGTGCTTCAGGAGTGGGCTGCTGAGGTGCAGCAGTGGCCTGAAG CCACACTTCAGGATAGTCAGACTGGGCATCTCCAGAAGAAGATTGAGGGGCTTTACCTCAGTGTGAAACAGAGGGAATACTACCTCTACCGTTTGACAG ACGGCAACAAGAGGAGGCATCAGATTCTGAGAAAAATAGTTGAGGACAAAGCAGCCTTGACAACTGCCATTGTTCAACTTCACGAGCAGCAGGCAGAGTTTAGGCTCCCCACAGTGGATGAGCTGCTCAATACTGACAACTTTGTGTGGCCATGGCAGAGACTTGGCACCA GCAACAGCCATCTTGCCATCAAAAAGGCAATCTTCGACAGACTGATGTTGGTGAACAGACTGCAGGAGGAAGAGTGGATCCTGGGGCAGGAGATGAAGAGGCACTGGGGGAGCCTACAAAGAGCAAGGGGAACTCTGGAGGCACTGGGGCAGGAGATGAAGAGGCACTGGGGGAGCCTACAAAGAGCAGCGGGAACTCTGGAGGCACTGGGGCAGGAGATGAAGAGGCACTGGGGGAGCTTACAAAGAGCAGCGGGAACTCTGGAGGCACTGTCCCAACAGCTGCAAGATCAGA ATGCCGTTCTAACTAACCTCCCTGACTCTGGACTTCACCACTGTCTCCACTGTTCTTACAGAGTTCCTATACTTGCATTCTGA